The genomic stretch AGCAAAATTCAGGGGTTCATGGCCAATATAGGAAGCACCATATTTGATAAATACAAAGAAGGCCAGGGGATAGACCCGGATGTAGAGACCAGTTGTGAAGAGATTGAAAAATCCATTAAAGTCATCGAAGAATTGAAGCTCAAGATAATTGATGTAAGAGATCTTAAAAAATGCCCGGGATGCAGCAATGAGATCGATAAGGATGATGTTTTCTGTTCAAAATGCGGAACTAAAGTTGACTGATAACTTATAATAATAGTATTGAAATTACATAACCCTATAAATAGTTTTACAGTTTGGTATCTACAGAAAAGTGTTATTAATTCATAATAAAGAGGATGGTAAAGTTTATTGAATTTACCATCCTCTTTATTATTTAAAATGCTTATATCTTATTTTGTAGCAAGAACTTTCTTTAACTTAGCGAATCTTGGAAGACCATCTTCTAATGGAGGGCATGATTCTCCCTGGATCAAAGGAAGAGCATAATCTATGAATTCCTTATTTAATCCATTGCCTTCTTTGTTTATCCACTCTCTAGGAATAGTCTTTTCAGTGTTTGCAACATCTGTAAGGTTCAAAAGCTTTATGTTGCACTTGTATACAGGACCTGCTTCTCTTTCGAAAGCAACCATGTAGTCAGTCTTGCCTTCAACGGCATATTTAACAGCCATTTGACCTGCGAGATATGCTTCGTTAACGTCTGTCAATGAAGCAACATGAGCAGCTGCTCTTTGTAAAAGGCTGAACTCAATTCCTCTAACCTTCTTTGCAATCTTTTCTTTAACAATATTTGCAAGAATTGATGCAGTTCCGCCCAATTGAGCATGTCCGAAGGAGTCTTTTGCAAGGTTGGCACCCATTTCTGCCACGTAAGTACCTTTTGCATCCTTACAACCTTCTGAAACGGCTACTATAACTTTTCCTGTTTCCTTGTATACTTTGTTGGTATCTTCTAAGAATTGTTCCATGCTGAAAGGAATTTCTGGGAGGTATATAAGATCAGGTCCATTACCTTTGTATGCTGCAAGTGCTGCAGAAGCAGTAAGCCATCCGGCGTTTCTTCCCATTATTTCTAAAACTGTAATCATACCAGTGTCGTAAACTCTTGCATCATGATATACTTCCATTGTAGATGTTGCAATATATTTAGCAGCACTAGCGTAGCCTGGGCAGTGGTCAGTTCCAAAGAGGTCATTGTCTATTGTCTTGGGAACACCCATAACTCTGCACTCGTAACCAACCTTCTGCATGTATTTGCTGACCTTGTTGCATGTATCCATTGAATCGTTTCCGCCGTTATAGAAGAAATACTTAATGTTGTATTTCTTGAATACTTCAACAAGTCTCTTGTAATCTGTTTCGTCTTCATCTGCACTCTTAAGTTTGTAACGAACTGATCCTAAAGCAGAAGATGGAGTAGTCCTTAAAAGATCCAATTCTTTAGGATCTTCCTGGCTCATATCATAAAAAACCTCATCAAGTATTCCTTTAATACCGTGAGCTGCACCGTATACTTTAGTAATACAGGGTTGCTTTAATGCTTCCTGAATAACTCCTGCTGCACTGGCGTTTATAACTGATGTCGGTCCGCCAGACTGACCGAATATAGCTGCACCTACCAATTCACTCATTATGAGTACCTCCTTAAAATATATGTAATTTATTAGTTAATTGCACGGTCACATTAAAATATAGCATAAGAAGGATTAAAAAGCAATTCTATAATTGCTATATTTATTATGTCTTCGGGAAATAATTTTTATTAGGTGATTTTTATCGTTAATTTTAAATAAACCCTTGATTTTGAAGATAAATCTGTTAAAATTAGATTTGGAATGACAAAAACTTAACAATTAAGTGGAAACTAATTAATGGAATGACATTTGAATAAGACATTCCTATAATAAGTTTAATCCCTTAAAAATAAGTTATTATAATATAATAAAAATACAAGGAGTGAACAAAATGTCATTAGTTACAACTACAGAAATGTTTAAAAAAGCCTATGAAGGCGGTTATGCAATCGGTGCATTCAATGTTAACAATATGGAAATAATCCAGGGTATTACTGAAGCGGCAAAGGAAGAAAATGCACCTTTGATACTTCAGGTATCAGCTGGAGCAAGAAAGTATGCAAACCATACATACCTTGTTAAATTGGTAGAAGCTGCTATCCAGGAAACAGGTCTTCCAATTGCATTGCATTTGGACCACGGTGATACATTTGAACTTTGTAAGTCATGTATCGACGGCGGATTCTCATCAGTTATGATCGACGGATCACACCATTCATTCGAAGAAAACATCAAACTCACCAAGCAGGTTGTTGATTACGCTCATGACAAGGGAGTAACTGTTGAAGGTGAATTGGGAAGACTCGCAGGTATCGAAGATGCAGTTAATGTATCTGAAAAAGACGCTGCTTTCACAGATCCTGATCAGGTTGAAGAATTTGTTAAGAGAACAGGCGTTGATTCATTAGCTATAGCTATAGGAACAAGCCACGGTGCATTCAAATTCAAAGGCGAAGCTAAATT from Pseudobacteroides sp. encodes the following:
- a CDS encoding zinc ribbon domain-containing protein, with the translated sequence MSLINNVGKKITGAGKVAIKASGNMVQITKLNMAIKSEESKIQGFMANIGSTIFDKYKEGQGIDPDVETSCEEIEKSIKVIEELKLKIIDVRDLKKCPGCSNEIDKDDVFCSKCGTKVD
- a CDS encoding 6-phosphofructokinase, which encodes MSELVGAAIFGQSGGPTSVINASAAGVIQEALKQPCITKVYGAAHGIKGILDEVFYDMSQEDPKELDLLRTTPSSALGSVRYKLKSADEDETDYKRLVEVFKKYNIKYFFYNGGNDSMDTCNKVSKYMQKVGYECRVMGVPKTIDNDLFGTDHCPGYASAAKYIATSTMEVYHDARVYDTGMITVLEIMGRNAGWLTASAALAAYKGNGPDLIYLPEIPFSMEQFLEDTNKVYKETGKVIVAVSEGCKDAKGTYVAEMGANLAKDSFGHAQLGGTASILANIVKEKIAKKVRGIEFSLLQRAAAHVASLTDVNEAYLAGQMAVKYAVEGKTDYMVAFEREAGPVYKCNIKLLNLTDVANTEKTIPREWINKEGNGLNKEFIDYALPLIQGESCPPLEDGLPRFAKLKKVLATK
- the fba gene encoding class II fructose-1,6-bisphosphate aldolase, giving the protein MSLVTTTEMFKKAYEGGYAIGAFNVNNMEIIQGITEAAKEENAPLILQVSAGARKYANHTYLVKLVEAAIQETGLPIALHLDHGDTFELCKSCIDGGFSSVMIDGSHHSFEENIKLTKQVVDYAHDKGVTVEGELGRLAGIEDAVNVSEKDAAFTDPDQVEEFVKRTGVDSLAIAIGTSHGAFKFKGEAKLRFDILEEIQKRLPGFPIVLHGASSVMPEYVEIINKFGGSMPGAKGVPEDMLRKAASMAVCKINIDSDLRLAMTATIRKYFAENPSHFDPRQYLGPARAAIKEVVKHKLVNVLGCNGKA